A genomic window from Salvia splendens isolate huo1 chromosome 11, SspV2, whole genome shotgun sequence includes:
- the LOC121755043 gene encoding protein ALP1-like, whose protein sequence is MNPGDDTNSSSSSDESSNSIDIALNAVVETAMTHCYALMQRQAAAAAASEQVHRPIRHRSYIRRDHAEAHTRLVEDYFADQPRWGPAVFRRRFRMSRYLFLSIVRTLSSRDEFFTFREDGIGKPGLTPLQKCTVALRQLAYGTTADLFDEYLHCGDSTGRDCLKRFCRGIVEAYGDTYLRKPTATDCQGLMQMHETAHGFPGMLGSIDCMHWQWKNCPTAWRGQFTSGYKGSHPTMVLEAVADHRLWIWHAYFGVAGSNNDINVLNSSTLFTDQCNGNGPAIEFTANRRQYHMGYYLADGIYPRWPVFVKTVSCPIGEKRVLFAQKQESARKDVERTFGVLQSRWAIVKGPARFWFKDVIADVIYACIIMHNMIVENEGGSITDWNEDDRASSLAGASTEPPDRGLPLGFNEVLSRQASMRNQQDHAQLMNDMIEEVWARNRRC, encoded by the coding sequence ATGAATCccggcgacgacaccaatagttctagttcctcTGATGAGTCCAGTAATAGCATAGATATAGCATTAAATGCAGTCGTTGAAACGGCGATGACGCATTGCTATGCGTTGATGCAGCGCCAggcggcagcggcagcggcctctgagcaagtccatagacctattcgacataggtcgtatatccgacgcgaccacgcggAAGCTCACacacgtctggttgaagactactTTGCCGATCAACCGCGATGGGGCCCGGCTGTTTTTCGGCGCCGATTTAGAATGTCGCGGTACCtgtttctcagcattgttcggacattgtcttcacgtgatgaattcttcacgtttcgggaggacggcatcggcaaacccggccttacaccattgcaaaagtgcacggttgcactccgtcagttggcctatggcaccacggcggaccttttcgacgagtacctccactgcggggattctacaggccgcgattgtctgaagcgcttttgccgggggatagtagaggcttatggcgacacatatttgcgcaagccgactgccactgattgccagggtctgatgcagatgcacgagacggcgcacgggtttcctgggatgctcgggagcatcgactgtatgcactggcagtggaagaattgtccgacggcgtggagaggccagttcacaagtggatacaagggcagccacccgacgatggtcctcgaagccgtcgctgaccatcggctatggatctggcatgcttacttcggcgtagccgggtcgaacaacgacattaacgtcctcaactcgtccaccctcttcaccgatcaatgtaatggcaacggcccggccatcgagttcactgccaacagacgccaataccatatggggtactacttggccgatggcatctatccacggtggcctgtttttgtgaagacggttagctgcccaattggtgagaagagggttttatttgcgcaaaagcaggagtcggcgaggaaggatgtcgagcggacATTCGgcgtgctccaatcacggtgggcaattgtgaaagggccggctcgtttctggttcaaggatgtcatcgccgatgtcatatatgcgtgcataatcatgcacaacatgatagtcgagaatgaaggcggaagcatcaccgattggaatgaagatgatCGTGCATCTAGTTTGGCCGGCGCGTCGACCGAgccacccgatagagggttaccgttaggcttcaacgaggttctatctagacaggcctcaatgcgcaaccaacaggatcatgcgcagctcatgaacgacatgatcgaagaagtgtgggctcgcaACCGCCGTTGTTGA
- the LOC121753730 gene encoding thioredoxin H-type 1-like has protein sequence MASVEEGQVIGCHSVDEWKDLFQKGVESKKLVVVDFTASWCGPCRFIAPILAEIAKKTPHVLFLKVDVDELKSVSQEHNIEAMPSFLFFKEGKEIDRVVGARKEDLAAKIAQHGAAPLTASA, from the exons ATGGCTTCCGTTGAAGAGGGACAGGTGATTGGCTGCCACTCCGTCGACGAGTGGAAGGACCTTTTCCAGAAGGGCGTCGAATCCAAGAAACTG GTGGTGGTGGATTTCACGGCTTCATGGTGTGGGCCGTGTCGCTTCATTGCTCCGATTCTGGCCGAGATAGCCAAGAAGACACCCCATGTTTTATTCTTGAAGGTGGATGTTGATGAGCTGAAG AGTGTTTCACAGGAGCACAACATCGAGGCGATGCCATCGTTTTTGTTCTTCAAGGAGGGGAAGGAGATTGACAGGGTTGTGGGTGCTAGGAAGGAGGATCTTGCAGCTAAGATTGCCCAACATGGTGCTGCTCCTCTTACTGCCTCTGCTTGA